A single genomic interval of Microbacterium hydrocarbonoxydans harbors:
- a CDS encoding carbohydrate ABC transporter permease, whose protein sequence is MTLTETALVTTAGDDAAPRIPGRKRRYTEDQVTLPRVILRMAAGILVLAIFVLPYLIMFFGSVKTKPQIRSVDPTYFPIEWHWENYISMWSTPETPLPYNLISTIIIAVFATLLVLLVSLPAAYYTARFKFPGRMVFLFLVIVTQMLQPAVLTSGLFRQFTVLGLGDTWAAMIFINAAFNLSFAVWIMHSFFAGIPKEIDEAAQIDGAGRFTVLFKINLPLVWPGIVTAIVFTFVACWNEFAASLVILSTDKNQPLSVALTKFVGQYETSWQYVFGVSIVAILPVVILFMLIEKRLVGGLTAGSVK, encoded by the coding sequence ATGACCCTGACCGAGACCGCCCTCGTCACGACAGCCGGTGACGACGCCGCGCCCCGCATCCCCGGCCGCAAGCGCCGCTACACCGAGGACCAGGTGACGCTGCCCCGGGTCATCCTGCGCATGGCCGCCGGCATCCTCGTGCTCGCGATCTTCGTGCTGCCGTACCTGATCATGTTCTTCGGCTCCGTGAAGACGAAGCCGCAGATCCGTTCGGTCGACCCGACCTACTTCCCGATCGAGTGGCACTGGGAGAACTACATCTCGATGTGGTCGACCCCCGAGACGCCGCTGCCGTACAACCTGATCTCGACGATCATCATCGCCGTCTTCGCGACGCTGCTCGTGCTGCTCGTCTCACTGCCGGCCGCGTACTACACCGCCCGGTTCAAGTTCCCCGGTCGCATGGTGTTCCTGTTCCTCGTGATCGTCACGCAGATGCTGCAGCCGGCCGTGCTGACCTCCGGCCTGTTCCGGCAGTTCACGGTTCTCGGCCTCGGGGACACGTGGGCCGCGATGATCTTCATCAACGCGGCATTCAACCTGTCGTTCGCGGTGTGGATCATGCACTCCTTCTTCGCCGGCATCCCGAAGGAGATCGACGAAGCCGCGCAGATCGACGGAGCAGGACGCTTCACGGTGCTGTTCAAGATCAACCTGCCGCTCGTGTGGCCCGGCATCGTCACCGCGATCGTCTTCACGTTCGTGGCCTGCTGGAACGAGTTCGCCGCATCGCTCGTGATCCTGTCCACCGACAAGAACCAGCCGCTCTCGGTGGCGCTGACCAAGTTCGTCGGTCAGTACGAGACGAGCTGGCAGTACGTGTTCGGCGTCTCGATCGTCGCGATCCTGCCAGTCGTCATCCTGTTCATGCTCATCGAGAAGCGCCTCGTCGGCGGTCTCACGGCCGGCAGCGTGAAGTAG
- a CDS encoding chorismate mutase gives MTAAEDPRAELLRLRASIDNIDAALIFMLAERFRATQQVGQLKAEHEMPASDPGREEQQVSRLRALAEEAHLDPEFAEKWFNFVVAEVIRHHTEAAEGR, from the coding sequence ATGACCGCTGCCGAAGACCCCCGGGCTGAACTCCTCAGGCTCCGCGCCAGCATCGACAACATCGATGCCGCACTCATCTTCATGCTGGCCGAGCGGTTCCGGGCCACGCAGCAGGTCGGCCAGCTCAAGGCCGAGCATGAGATGCCGGCATCCGATCCCGGCCGCGAGGAGCAGCAGGTCTCGCGGCTGAGGGCACTCGCCGAGGAGGCCCATCTCGACCCGGAGTTCGCCGAGAAGTGGTTCAACTTCGTCGTGGCCGAGGTGATCCGTCACCACACGGAGGCTGCGGAAGGACGATGA
- a CDS encoding DUF427 domain-containing protein, whose protein sequence is MKAVLAGTVIAEADESDLARIEGNWYFPPASITEGVLVESPTPYTCPWKGAAQYFSVQAGGELHTDYAWSYPNPYPSAFDRVGKDFSGFVAFDPRVEVSA, encoded by the coding sequence ATGAAGGCTGTACTCGCAGGAACCGTCATCGCTGAAGCAGACGAGAGCGATCTCGCGCGCATCGAGGGCAACTGGTACTTCCCACCGGCATCCATCACGGAGGGCGTGCTCGTCGAGAGCCCCACTCCGTACACCTGCCCGTGGAAGGGCGCTGCCCAGTACTTCTCCGTGCAGGCCGGTGGAGAGCTGCACACGGACTACGCCTGGTCGTATCCGAACCCGTACCCGAGCGCCTTCGACCGCGTCGGCAAGGACTTCTCGGGCTTCGTCGCCTTCGACCCGCGGGTCGAGGTCTCTGCATGA
- a CDS encoding ABC transporter permease: MNWVVDNLGLILELTLVHLRQSIIPIILGFVLSLPLGWVAWRFRLVRGPIIVLTGLLYTIPSLALLILLPSVAGYSARSEANLVIALTIYAIAILVRAVSDGLDSVDDDVRQSATATGFASFRRFWAVEFPLAGPVILAGLRVTAVSTISLATVGILIGVTNLGYLFTNGLDRRIIAEVFAGVIAVVVIALLIDLILLLLGRALMPWTRAASKKATARPVIVGAPA, from the coding sequence GTGAACTGGGTCGTCGACAACCTCGGGCTGATCCTCGAGTTGACTCTGGTGCATCTGCGCCAGAGCATCATCCCGATCATCCTGGGATTCGTGCTGTCGCTCCCGCTGGGATGGGTCGCCTGGCGGTTCCGCCTCGTGCGCGGTCCCATCATCGTGCTCACCGGACTGCTGTACACGATCCCGTCGCTCGCGCTGCTGATCCTGCTCCCCTCGGTCGCCGGCTACTCGGCGCGCAGCGAGGCCAACCTCGTGATCGCCCTCACGATCTACGCCATCGCGATCCTGGTGCGTGCCGTCTCCGACGGGCTCGACTCCGTCGACGACGACGTGAGACAGTCCGCCACCGCCACCGGGTTCGCGTCGTTCCGCCGCTTCTGGGCGGTGGAGTTCCCGCTCGCGGGCCCCGTGATCCTCGCGGGCCTGCGCGTGACGGCGGTGAGCACCATCTCGCTCGCCACGGTCGGCATCCTGATCGGTGTGACGAACCTCGGGTACCTCTTCACCAACGGACTCGACCGCCGCATCATCGCCGAGGTGTTCGCCGGTGTCATCGCGGTGGTCGTCATCGCGCTGCTGATCGACCTCATCCTGCTGCTCCTCGGCCGGGCGCTCATGCCCTGGACGCGAGCGGCGTCGAAGAAGGCGACGGCTCGCCCGGTGATCGTGGGGGCTCCCGCATGA
- a CDS encoding ABC transporter ATP-binding protein — protein sequence MIEFRNVTKQFPDGTTAVKDFSLVLPSRKTTVFVGSSGCGKTTLLRMINRMVEPTSGEVEIDGESVLGGDPVALRRRIGYVMQNSGLMPHFTVIDNVATVLRLTGVKKGPAHERARELLKTVGLDQSLAERYPSQLSGGQQQRVGVARGLAADPNILLMDEPFGAVDPIVRADLQQETLRLQHELDKTVVFVTHDIDEAFLLGDQVVILDKGARIVQVGSPSEIIENPADDFVASFIGADRGRRALHLKETPHGTVVVDSEGRTQGAIVTAPEKSDGPLAGPDAAALGAVQGGLT from the coding sequence GTGATCGAGTTCCGCAACGTCACCAAGCAGTTCCCCGACGGGACGACCGCCGTGAAGGACTTCAGTCTGGTGCTGCCATCGCGCAAGACGACCGTCTTCGTCGGATCCTCGGGATGCGGCAAGACCACTCTGCTCCGCATGATCAACCGGATGGTGGAGCCGACGTCGGGCGAGGTCGAGATCGACGGCGAGAGCGTGCTGGGCGGAGACCCCGTGGCCCTGCGTCGGCGCATCGGCTACGTGATGCAGAACTCCGGCCTGATGCCGCACTTCACGGTGATCGACAACGTCGCCACCGTGCTGCGGCTGACCGGCGTGAAGAAGGGGCCGGCGCACGAGCGGGCGCGGGAGCTGCTGAAGACCGTCGGCCTCGACCAGTCGCTGGCCGAGCGGTATCCGAGCCAGCTCTCCGGCGGACAGCAGCAGCGTGTGGGCGTCGCCCGGGGGCTCGCGGCAGACCCGAACATCCTGCTGATGGACGAGCCGTTCGGCGCAGTCGACCCGATCGTCCGCGCGGATCTGCAGCAGGAGACGCTGCGGTTGCAGCACGAGCTCGACAAGACCGTCGTGTTCGTGACCCACGACATCGATGAGGCATTCCTGCTCGGCGATCAGGTCGTGATCCTCGACAAGGGTGCGCGCATCGTGCAGGTGGGCAGCCCGAGCGAGATCATCGAGAATCCGGCGGACGATTTCGTGGCGTCCTTCATCGGCGCTGACCGAGGTCGCCGCGCGCTGCACCTCAAGGAGACCCCGCACGGAACCGTCGTGGTCGATTCCGAGGGGCGCACCCAGGGTGCGATCGTGACGGCGCCCGAGAAGTCGGACGGACCTCTCGCCGGACCGGATGCCGCCGCCCTCGGCGCGGTGCAGGGCGGGCTCACGTGA
- a CDS encoding M57 family metalloprotease: MRNLALAATAAAALCLGTVIPAAGATPVPDDNGDVPSYQEFAASTYRDVDGAYVVNGDEVISTKRELREFYEQLLGPETMNDGLIVNTVNSVDDKWSASRAANLTYCVSTKFGARHTDVVNAMASGAALWESASSKINFVYVPSADGNCTTRNNAVLFSVEPVQTSQYIARAFFPSTPDRQQNVLIDDSIWSSGSWTPTNIIGHELGHVLGFRHEHTRPEAGTCFEDNNWRPLTPYDSSSVMHYPQCNGTSDDLSMTSVDVAGVVALYGN; this comes from the coding sequence ATGAGAAACCTTGCGCTCGCCGCCACCGCGGCCGCAGCGCTCTGCCTCGGCACCGTCATCCCCGCTGCCGGCGCGACCCCCGTTCCGGACGACAACGGCGACGTTCCCTCCTACCAGGAGTTCGCGGCGTCGACCTATCGCGACGTCGACGGTGCCTATGTCGTCAACGGAGACGAGGTGATCTCCACCAAGCGCGAGCTGCGCGAGTTCTACGAGCAGCTCCTCGGCCCCGAGACCATGAATGACGGCCTCATCGTCAACACGGTCAACAGCGTGGATGACAAGTGGTCGGCCAGTCGAGCGGCGAACCTCACGTACTGCGTGAGCACCAAGTTCGGCGCCCGTCACACGGATGTCGTGAACGCGATGGCCAGCGGCGCCGCGCTCTGGGAATCCGCGTCGTCGAAGATCAACTTCGTCTACGTCCCGAGCGCCGACGGCAACTGCACCACGCGCAACAACGCGGTGCTGTTCTCGGTCGAGCCCGTCCAGACCTCGCAGTACATCGCACGGGCCTTCTTCCCGAGCACGCCGGACCGCCAGCAGAACGTCCTGATCGATGACTCGATCTGGTCGTCCGGCTCCTGGACCCCGACGAACATCATCGGCCACGAGCTCGGCCACGTGCTGGGCTTCCGTCACGAGCACACCCGCCCCGAGGCCGGAACCTGCTTCGAGGACAACAACTGGCGTCCCCTGACGCCGTACGACTCGTCGTCGGTCATGCACTACCCGCAGTGCAACGGCACCTCTGACGACCTGTCGATGACCAGCGTCGACGTCGCCGGCGTCGTCGCCCTCTACGGGAACTGA
- a CDS encoding dihydrolipoyl dehydrogenase family protein: MTADKTDEYDLIVLGGGPVGENVADRAVQGGLTAIIVESELVGGECSYWACMPSKALLRPAQALRAAQNVKGSAEAATGKLDVRAVFDRRDSFTSNWSDDGQVKWLDSAGIDLARGHGRLSGEREVTVTDADGGTRVLRARHAVAISTGSDAVIPPIPGLRESSPWTSREATSAEELPDSLAVIGGGVVAVEMATAYAALGSTVTLIARSGLLGAMEPFAGERVAAGLKELGVDVRTDTGTTSVSRDADGVSIVLDDGSTVTAAEVLVATGRSPRSGDIGLDVVGLEAGRWITVDDTMRVPGSDWLYAVGDVNGRVLLTHQGKYQARAAGDVIVARAQDAEVDDAAWGRHAATADHAAAPQVTFSFPEVASVGLTEADARAAGHEVAVIDYDLGGVAGASLYEDGFEGQARIVIDSERDVILGATFVGPEVAELVQTATVAIVGEVPIARLWHAVPAYPTISEVWLRLLESYGRDSA, translated from the coding sequence ATGACTGCTGACAAGACCGACGAATACGACCTGATCGTCCTGGGCGGTGGACCGGTGGGTGAGAACGTCGCCGACCGCGCCGTGCAGGGCGGTCTGACCGCGATCATCGTGGAGAGCGAGCTGGTCGGCGGTGAGTGCTCGTACTGGGCGTGTATGCCGTCGAAGGCACTGCTGCGTCCGGCCCAGGCGCTGCGCGCGGCGCAGAACGTCAAGGGGTCAGCCGAGGCCGCGACCGGCAAGCTCGACGTGCGCGCGGTGTTCGACCGCCGCGACTCGTTCACGAGCAACTGGTCCGACGACGGACAGGTGAAGTGGCTCGACTCGGCCGGCATCGACCTGGCCCGCGGGCACGGACGCCTGTCGGGTGAGCGCGAGGTGACGGTGACGGATGCCGACGGCGGCACCCGCGTGCTGCGCGCCCGCCACGCCGTCGCGATCAGCACCGGATCGGATGCCGTGATCCCGCCCATCCCGGGTCTTCGCGAGTCCTCTCCCTGGACCAGCCGCGAGGCCACCAGTGCCGAGGAGCTGCCTGACTCGCTGGCGGTGATCGGCGGCGGCGTCGTCGCGGTCGAGATGGCGACCGCGTACGCGGCGCTCGGCTCGACGGTGACTCTCATCGCCCGTAGCGGTCTGCTCGGTGCCATGGAGCCGTTCGCGGGTGAGCGCGTCGCGGCAGGATTGAAGGAGCTCGGCGTCGACGTGCGCACCGACACCGGCACGACGAGCGTCTCGCGTGACGCGGACGGAGTGTCGATCGTGCTCGATGACGGATCGACGGTCACGGCGGCCGAGGTGCTCGTGGCGACCGGCCGTTCTCCGCGCAGCGGCGACATCGGCCTCGACGTCGTCGGCCTCGAGGCCGGGCGGTGGATCACGGTCGACGACACCATGCGCGTGCCCGGATCCGACTGGCTGTACGCCGTCGGCGACGTGAACGGACGTGTGCTGCTGACTCACCAGGGCAAGTACCAGGCCAGGGCGGCGGGAGATGTGATCGTGGCGCGCGCCCAGGATGCCGAGGTGGACGACGCCGCCTGGGGTCGTCACGCCGCGACGGCCGACCACGCAGCCGCCCCGCAGGTGACGTTCTCGTTCCCGGAGGTCGCCTCCGTCGGTCTCACCGAGGCGGATGCGCGCGCAGCGGGACACGAGGTCGCCGTGATCGACTACGACCTCGGCGGCGTCGCCGGCGCGAGCCTCTACGAGGACGGCTTCGAAGGTCAGGCGAGGATCGTGATCGACTCCGAGCGCGATGTCATCCTCGGCGCGACCTTCGTCGGTCCGGAGGTCGCCGAGCTCGTGCAGACGGCGACCGTGGCGATCGTCGGCGAGGTGCCGATCGCACGGCTCTGGCACGCGGTTCCGGCGTATCCGACCATCAGCGAGGTGTGGCTGCGCCTGCTCGAGAGCTACGGGCGGGACTCGGCATGA
- a CDS encoding AI-2E family transporter — MSREEQEPSPSASAAASDAVTAGDETVDETVASSGGSAAPVSPPAVVAAPALPRTVLVEPMTPSRSFWTRIDRPFAFGFLVTLGGLAAIVLGLAVANLSTVLIYIALALFAALGLDPTVRFLERRGLSRAISVVVAILALIVVAGLVLWMVLPVVIEQISGFVRSVPGMIQEFTRSDLYATLEDQFGDQFESLVADVQTFLTDPGNIAAIGGGALQVGASIANAISGIIVVLVLTLYFVATLPSIKSGLLRLAPARDRARAADITEQITDSVGSYVMGMVVLAFCNAVLAFLLYLFLDLPFPPLMATVAFCITLIPLVGSVLFWIIGTGLALFTDPIAALVFALIYLVYMQIEAYVITPRVMNRAIAIPGSLVVIGALAGGTLLGLLGALVAVPVAASILIIIKQVLVPRQDARV, encoded by the coding sequence ATGAGCCGAGAAGAGCAGGAACCGTCGCCGAGCGCGTCCGCTGCCGCATCCGACGCCGTCACCGCAGGGGACGAAACGGTTGATGAGACGGTCGCCTCTTCCGGCGGCTCCGCCGCGCCTGTCAGCCCTCCGGCCGTCGTGGCGGCGCCGGCGCTCCCCCGCACGGTGCTCGTCGAGCCGATGACGCCCAGCCGGTCGTTCTGGACGCGCATCGACCGCCCCTTCGCGTTCGGCTTCCTCGTGACGCTCGGCGGTCTCGCGGCCATCGTGCTGGGGCTGGCCGTCGCGAACCTGTCGACGGTGCTGATCTACATCGCACTCGCTCTGTTCGCCGCCCTCGGGCTCGACCCCACCGTGCGCTTCCTCGAACGCCGCGGCCTCTCTCGGGCGATCTCCGTGGTCGTCGCGATCCTCGCCCTCATCGTCGTGGCGGGACTCGTGCTCTGGATGGTGTTGCCCGTCGTGATCGAGCAGATCTCCGGCTTCGTGCGATCCGTGCCGGGGATGATCCAGGAGTTCACCCGCAGCGACCTCTACGCGACCCTCGAGGACCAGTTCGGCGACCAGTTCGAGTCGCTCGTCGCCGACGTGCAGACCTTCCTCACCGACCCGGGCAACATCGCCGCGATCGGCGGCGGTGCTCTGCAGGTCGGAGCCTCGATCGCCAACGCCATCTCGGGGATCATCGTCGTCCTGGTGCTCACGCTCTACTTCGTCGCGACGCTGCCGTCGATCAAGTCGGGCCTGCTGCGTCTCGCCCCGGCACGCGACCGCGCCCGCGCCGCCGACATCACCGAGCAGATCACCGACTCGGTCGGCTCGTACGTCATGGGCATGGTCGTGCTCGCATTCTGCAACGCGGTGCTCGCGTTCCTGCTGTACCTGTTCCTCGACCTGCCGTTCCCACCGCTGATGGCGACCGTGGCATTCTGCATCACTCTGATCCCGCTCGTCGGATCCGTGCTGTTCTGGATCATCGGCACCGGCCTCGCGCTCTTCACCGACCCGATCGCCGCGCTCGTGTTCGCGCTCATCTACCTCGTCTACATGCAGATCGAGGCGTACGTGATCACCCCGCGCGTGATGAACCGCGCCATCGCGATCCCCGGCTCGCTCGTCGTGATCGGCGCCCTGGCCGGTGGCACGCTGCTGGGCCTGCTCGGCGCACTCGTCGCCGTGCCGGTGGCGGCATCCATCCTCATCATCATCAAGCAGGTGCTCGTGCCCCGACAGGATGCCAGGGTCTAG
- a CDS encoding ABC transporter permease: MNLFAEAFAWMLAPAQWTGNYALPKLLGEHLALTAISVLIAAVIAVPIGWLIGHTGKGREVAVAISGAARAIPAFGLMILLVLLLGVLRVPQAAIITFVLLAIPSLLAGAYTGLEAIDRRVIDSAKAMGMTGWQIFWKVEVPLGLPLLVGGIRSALLQVIATVTIAAYVNLGGLGWPIIQGIPLQKFDQVLAGAILVAALALLVDLILAAVQHAAVPEGLRTGRPSGRRSRDLNPAAPAATPAAA; this comes from the coding sequence ATGAACCTCTTCGCCGAGGCCTTCGCGTGGATGCTCGCTCCCGCTCAGTGGACGGGGAACTACGCGCTTCCCAAGCTGCTGGGCGAGCACCTCGCGCTGACCGCGATCTCGGTGCTGATCGCCGCGGTCATCGCGGTGCCGATCGGCTGGCTCATCGGACACACCGGCAAGGGGCGCGAGGTCGCCGTCGCGATCTCCGGGGCTGCGCGCGCGATCCCCGCGTTCGGCCTCATGATCCTGCTCGTGCTGCTGCTCGGGGTGCTCCGAGTGCCCCAGGCCGCGATCATCACGTTCGTGCTGCTCGCGATCCCCTCGCTGCTCGCCGGCGCCTACACGGGCCTGGAGGCGATCGATCGTCGGGTGATCGACTCGGCAAAGGCGATGGGCATGACCGGCTGGCAGATCTTCTGGAAGGTCGAGGTGCCGCTCGGGCTGCCGCTGCTCGTCGGTGGCATCCGGTCCGCCCTGCTGCAGGTGATCGCGACCGTCACGATCGCCGCGTACGTGAACCTTGGCGGGCTCGGATGGCCGATCATCCAGGGCATCCCGCTGCAGAAGTTCGACCAGGTGCTCGCCGGTGCGATCCTCGTCGCCGCGCTGGCGCTGCTCGTCGACCTGATCCTCGCCGCCGTGCAGCACGCCGCAGTCCCGGAAGGACTCCGAACCGGTCGCCCGTCCGGTCGCCGCTCACGCGACCTGAACCCCGCCGCGCCGGCCGCAACGCCGGCCGCCGCGTGA
- a CDS encoding ABC transporter substrate-binding protein — protein sequence MFTARGKRSVFAVGLVAAAALALSACSSSNPLDEPSSGSDEGSGNGETIVVGSQAYYSNEIIAEIYAQALEAAGFDVEKQLSIGQRDAYMPDVESGDIDVFPEYTGSLLEYISDDEIDVTSPDDVYAALQDALPESLTALDYAEASDQDSYTVLKSFAEENDLKTIGDLADVSSPVTIGAAPEFEQRPYSPAAAKEVYGVDLTFSATGPTTLESLLAGQIQVADIYTADPAFETEDIVALEDPENLIISSNVVPIVSSDIADDVSDVLNAISAKLTAEELVSLNVLSTVEEQSSADIAKKWLEDNDLV from the coding sequence ATGTTCACAGCACGAGGCAAGCGTTCTGTCTTCGCCGTCGGTCTTGTCGCCGCGGCCGCACTCGCCCTGTCCGCCTGCTCGTCGAGCAACCCGCTCGACGAGCCGTCGTCCGGCTCGGATGAGGGTTCGGGCAACGGCGAGACCATCGTCGTCGGCTCGCAGGCGTACTACTCGAACGAGATCATCGCCGAGATCTACGCCCAGGCGCTCGAGGCCGCCGGCTTCGACGTCGAGAAGCAGCTCAGCATCGGCCAGCGCGACGCGTACATGCCCGACGTCGAGTCCGGCGACATCGACGTCTTCCCCGAGTACACGGGCAGCCTGCTCGAGTACATCTCGGATGACGAGATCGATGTCACCAGCCCTGACGACGTGTATGCCGCGCTGCAGGACGCGCTGCCCGAGAGCCTCACGGCACTCGACTACGCCGAGGCGTCCGACCAGGACTCGTACACGGTGCTGAAGAGCTTCGCCGAGGAGAACGACCTGAAGACGATCGGCGACCTCGCCGACGTCAGCTCGCCGGTGACGATCGGTGCGGCTCCCGAGTTCGAGCAGCGTCCGTACAGCCCGGCCGCCGCCAAGGAGGTCTACGGCGTCGACCTGACGTTCTCGGCCACCGGTCCGACGACGCTCGAGTCGCTGCTCGCCGGCCAGATCCAGGTCGCAGACATCTACACCGCCGACCCCGCGTTCGAGACCGAGGACATCGTGGCCCTGGAGGACCCCGAGAACCTGATCATCTCGTCGAACGTCGTGCCGATCGTCTCGAGCGACATCGCCGATGACGTGTCCGACGTCCTCAACGCCATCAGCGCCAAGCTGACCGCCGAGGAGCTCGTCTCCCTCAACGTGCTGAGCACGGTCGAGGAGCAGTCGTCCGCCGACATCGCCAAGAAGTGGCTGGAAGACAACGACCTCGTCTGA
- a CDS encoding carbohydrate ABC transporter permease, giving the protein MSQTKESPNLAGAATGRPRTPGAAKATRGRPGGKDLLQALPWIAPALLLIIGVVLFPAGVMFFNSTRDISLSGLDKGSVGFDNFVTVFTFAEFWPIIFRTVVWVVVVVGFTVMISLGLAQILNKAFPGRQIVRMAVIVPWAASVVMTTMVFYYSLEPYFGVLNKFLYDIGLSDDAVGYGWTKNPATAFAWSIVIAIFVSLPFTTYTILAGLQTVPADTLEAAKMDGAGATRTYWTIVLPQLRSALAVAVLINIINVFNSLPILKVMTGSIPGYGADTIMTMIFKYIELQKKVDVASALSVVAFLIVIVIVAIYVKAVKPMKEV; this is encoded by the coding sequence ATGAGCCAGACGAAAGAATCCCCGAACCTCGCGGGGGCGGCCACCGGCCGCCCCCGCACCCCGGGCGCTGCGAAGGCGACGCGGGGCAGGCCGGGGGGCAAGGACCTCCTGCAGGCGCTGCCCTGGATCGCCCCGGCGCTCCTGCTCATCATCGGCGTGGTGCTGTTCCCCGCCGGAGTGATGTTCTTCAACTCCACGCGTGACATCTCGCTGTCCGGTCTCGACAAGGGATCGGTCGGCTTCGACAACTTCGTCACCGTCTTCACGTTCGCCGAGTTCTGGCCGATCATCTTCCGCACGGTCGTCTGGGTCGTCGTGGTCGTCGGATTCACCGTGATGATCTCGCTCGGACTCGCGCAGATCCTCAACAAGGCGTTCCCCGGCCGCCAGATCGTGCGCATGGCCGTGATCGTGCCGTGGGCGGCATCCGTCGTGATGACGACGATGGTCTTCTACTACAGCCTCGAGCCGTACTTCGGGGTCCTCAACAAGTTCCTCTACGACATCGGACTGTCCGACGACGCGGTCGGCTACGGCTGGACCAAGAACCCCGCCACCGCGTTCGCCTGGTCGATCGTGATCGCCATCTTCGTCTCGCTGCCCTTCACGACCTACACGATCCTGGCCGGACTCCAGACGGTCCCCGCCGACACCCTCGAGGCCGCCAAGATGGACGGCGCCGGCGCCACCCGCACCTACTGGACGATCGTGCTCCCGCAGTTGCGCAGCGCCCTCGCGGTGGCGGTGCTCATCAACATCATCAACGTGTTCAACTCGCTGCCGATCCTCAAGGTCATGACCGGGTCGATCCCCGGCTACGGCGCCGACACGATCATGACGATGATCTTCAAGTACATCGAGCTGCAGAAGAAGGTCGACGTCGCCAGCGCCCTGTCGGTCGTCGCCTTCCTCATCGTGATCGTGATCGTCGCGATCTACGTCAAGGCCGTCAAGCCCATGAAGGAGGTCTGA
- a CDS encoding ROK family protein has product MLNGDDALDTQASVRRANLRRALQLVFRAPGAQTRAGIARGTGLTAATASSLVAELIELRLIVDGEQAASTGGKRATTLSIDAAHHLIVVIVIRPTDARIALVALDGTEVETHRVTYTEKTRDGMLDEAVADIAREHAGRLLVAGVQLPGTTDGRRVFESVQLDWTDVPLADRFERLLAVPVLLVNDVDAEAIAEAAREDESAGYRLFIHIGTGIGAAVTLDGELAPGPRDRAGEIGHVQVVFGDDARTCRCGRVGCLESVASMTAMLGDDFDDALDDAAIADLAAAADQAGLTDGARALARTIKLIAAVLDAAEVVIGGPARALGAPFLELVQAEIDYTATGTTRVPVRFADAGASISTGVAQVALSSALGVRWSPAQLRAASALRD; this is encoded by the coding sequence ATGCTGAACGGCGACGACGCACTCGACACCCAGGCCTCGGTCCGCCGCGCCAACCTGCGCCGGGCGCTGCAGCTCGTGTTCCGCGCGCCGGGCGCACAGACCCGGGCGGGGATCGCCCGGGGTACGGGACTCACGGCCGCAACCGCGTCGTCGCTCGTGGCGGAGCTCATCGAGCTCCGGCTCATCGTCGACGGGGAGCAGGCCGCGAGCACCGGAGGGAAACGGGCGACGACGCTGAGCATCGACGCCGCGCATCACCTCATCGTCGTGATCGTGATCCGACCCACGGATGCGCGGATCGCGCTCGTCGCCCTGGATGGCACCGAGGTCGAGACGCACAGGGTTACGTACACCGAGAAGACCAGAGACGGGATGCTCGACGAGGCCGTCGCGGATATCGCGCGCGAGCATGCCGGCCGGCTGCTCGTCGCGGGAGTGCAGCTGCCGGGGACGACGGACGGACGTCGTGTCTTCGAGAGCGTGCAGTTGGACTGGACCGATGTGCCGCTCGCCGATCGCTTCGAGCGACTGCTCGCCGTGCCGGTGCTGTTGGTCAACGATGTCGATGCCGAGGCCATCGCGGAGGCGGCGAGAGAAGACGAGTCCGCGGGGTATCGGCTGTTCATCCACATCGGCACCGGGATCGGCGCTGCGGTCACCCTCGACGGCGAGCTCGCGCCGGGGCCCCGCGACCGTGCCGGGGAGATCGGGCATGTGCAGGTCGTGTTCGGCGATGACGCGCGCACCTGTCGATGCGGACGGGTCGGATGCCTCGAATCCGTGGCATCCATGACGGCGATGCTCGGGGACGACTTCGATGATGCGCTGGATGACGCGGCCATCGCCGACCTGGCCGCCGCTGCCGATCAGGCTGGGCTGACCGACGGCGCCCGCGCGCTCGCGCGCACGATCAAGCTCATCGCCGCGGTCCTGGATGCCGCCGAAGTGGTGATCGGCGGGCCGGCCCGCGCTCTCGGCGCACCGTTCCTCGAGCTCGTGCAGGCCGAGATCGACTACACGGCCACCGGCACCACACGGGTCCCCGTCCGGTTTGCCGACGCGGGAGCATCGATCTCGACCGGCGTCGCCCAGGTCGCGCTGTCCAGCGCACTGGGAGTCCGGTGGAGCCCGGCGCAGCTGCGCGCTGCATCCGCTCTCCGCGACTGA